Proteins encoded within one genomic window of Vicinamibacteria bacterium:
- a CDS encoding ABC transporter ATP-binding protein, whose translation MKTEDLRMIFRAGHLEVHALRGVDIEVDRGEFVSIMGPSGCGKSTLLHLLGGLARPTSGRIFVDGVEMSVASDTERTRTRRENIGFVFQRFNLLPTLTVRGNLEIARQIQGERPPPRERLMELLEMVGLPHKVQMKPLELSAGEQQRIAIARALVNSPAILLADEPTGNLDSVNSGLILDLFKGLNRRLGQTILMITHNPEAAAVTHRRVEMRDGRVISVGGFSQVATGAAT comes from the coding sequence TTGAAGACCGAGGATCTCCGCATGATCTTCCGGGCCGGCCACCTGGAGGTTCACGCCCTGCGCGGGGTGGATATCGAGGTCGACCGGGGGGAGTTCGTGTCGATCATGGGTCCCTCCGGCTGCGGTAAGTCGACCCTCCTTCACCTCCTGGGGGGCCTGGCCCGGCCCACCTCGGGGCGCATCTTCGTGGACGGGGTGGAGATGTCGGTGGCGTCCGACACCGAGCGCACCCGTACCCGCCGCGAGAACATCGGCTTCGTGTTCCAGCGCTTCAACCTCCTGCCCACCCTCACCGTCCGCGGAAATCTCGAGATCGCGCGTCAGATCCAGGGCGAGAGACCGCCTCCCCGCGAGCGTCTGATGGAGTTGCTGGAGATGGTGGGGTTGCCCCACAAGGTCCAGATGAAGCCCCTCGAGCTCTCGGCGGGGGAGCAGCAGCGCATCGCCATTGCTCGCGCCCTCGTCAACAGCCCCGCGATCCTGCTCGCCGACGAGCCCACCGGGAACCTCGACTCCGTAAACAGCGGCCTCATTCTCGATCTCTTCAAAGGCCTGAACCGTCGCCTGGGCCAGACCATACTGATGATCACCCACAACCCAGAGGCGGCGGCGGTGACCCACCGCCGGGTGGAAATGAGGGACGGGCGGGTGATCAGCGTCGGGGGCTTCTCCCAGGTCGCCACGGGGGCGGCCACGTGA
- the efp gene encoding elongation factor P: MIQATQMKRGMCIKHDNDLYRVVATQHITPGNWRGMVQAKIRHLKSGSIIEHRFRSDDRVERAILDETEMEFLYKDGDMYHFMNNESFEQMALSAEVLGDAVPYLFPNIKLKIEMYEERPVGIELPLTVELKVVETEPAIKGASVSNQSKPARMETGLMVQVPPFIAEGDVIKIDTASGAYIERAK, translated from the coding sequence ATGATCCAAGCGACTCAAATGAAGCGCGGGATGTGCATCAAGCATGACAACGACCTCTATCGGGTCGTGGCCACCCAGCACATCACCCCCGGGAACTGGCGCGGGATGGTACAAGCCAAGATCCGCCACCTGAAGAGCGGGTCCATCATCGAGCACCGCTTTCGCTCGGACGACCGCGTGGAGCGGGCCATTCTAGACGAGACGGAGATGGAATTCCTCTACAAAGATGGCGACATGTACCATTTCATGAACAACGAGAGCTTCGAGCAGATGGCCCTCTCCGCGGAGGTTTTGGGGGATGCTGTCCCTTACCTCTTTCCGAATATCAAGCTCAAGATCGAGATGTACGAGGAGCGTCCGGTGGGCATCGAGCTGCCCCTGACCGTGGAGCTGAAGGTGGTGGAGACGGAGCCCGCCATCAAAGGGGCCTCGGTCTCTAACCAGAGCAAGCCGGCGCGGATGGAGACCGGCCTCATGGTGCAGGTGCCCCCCTTCATTGCCGAGGGGGACGTCATCAAGATCGACACCGCCAGCGGCGCCTATATCGAGCGCGCAAAGTAG
- a CDS encoding thymidine kinase, with protein sequence MPTNRPAPAGSGWVEVITGSMFSGKSEELIRRIRRAQIARQRVQIFKPQIDARYSSDEIVSHSDMKMPSQVVASAAEILERVGQDTEVVGIDEGQFFDLSLVDVVNTLADQGRRVIVAGLDQDYRGRPFEPMPQLLAVAEYVDKTLAICMRCGAPANRSQRLVAARDRVVVGGSEQYEARCRKCFQPGADRFEP encoded by the coding sequence GTGCCCACCAACCGCCCCGCTCCTGCCGGCTCCGGTTGGGTCGAGGTCATCACCGGCAGCATGTTCAGCGGTAAGAGCGAGGAGCTGATCCGCCGGATCCGTCGGGCCCAGATCGCGCGCCAGAGGGTGCAGATCTTCAAGCCCCAGATCGACGCCCGCTATTCCTCCGACGAGATCGTGAGCCACTCGGACATGAAAATGCCGTCGCAGGTGGTGGCCTCGGCGGCCGAAATCCTGGAGCGGGTCGGGCAGGACACGGAGGTGGTGGGCATCGACGAGGGACAGTTTTTTGACCTCAGCCTGGTCGACGTGGTCAATACCCTCGCCGATCAGGGCCGACGCGTGATCGTGGCCGGGCTAGACCAGGATTACCGGGGCCGGCCCTTCGAGCCAATGCCCCAGCTCCTGGCGGTGGCGGAATACGTGGACAAGACTCTGGCCATCTGCATGCGCTGCGGCGCCCCCGCCAACCGCTCTCAGCGGCTGGTGGCGGCCAGGGACCGGGTGGTGGTGGGGGGATCCGAGCAGTACGAGGCCCGTTGCCGAAAGTGTTTCCAGCCGGGTGCGGATCGTTTCGAACCGTAA
- the rtcA gene encoding RNA 3'-terminal phosphate cyclase: protein MGLIQIDGAQGEGGGQIVRTALALAAVTGQGFELSRIRAGRPRSGLRPQHLAAVRAAALICAARVGGAFDGSPDLRFEPGPVASGEFHFEIGTAGAATLVLQTVLGPLATAGGASRLEVVGGTHVPASPSFHYLANHWASVVGRLGLLPRLSLTRAGFYPPGGGEVRAEVGAWRPASLFLEERGGLVSVQGTSGAGRLKGDVARRQRDAAQAWLWERRRLETTWEVLDLEAASPGSFLLLEAVFENGRAGFGLLGERGLGAELLGERGARRLLKFLDGEGAVDAQLADQLAVPLALARGGGRVSTGEVTSHLETVVSVLCRFGIPARTWGRRGGPGGLEVERC from the coding sequence TTGGGCCTGATCCAGATCGATGGCGCCCAGGGGGAGGGCGGCGGCCAGATCGTGCGCACGGCTCTCGCTCTGGCGGCGGTGACGGGACAGGGGTTTGAGCTGAGCCGTATCCGGGCCGGCCGTCCGCGATCCGGACTGCGGCCTCAGCATCTGGCCGCGGTTCGGGCCGCAGCCTTGATTTGCGCGGCGCGGGTGGGAGGGGCGTTCGATGGCTCCCCCGACCTCCGTTTCGAACCGGGACCGGTGGCGTCGGGCGAGTTCCATTTCGAAATCGGCACCGCGGGGGCCGCGACCCTGGTCCTGCAGACCGTTCTGGGGCCCCTGGCCACCGCCGGGGGGGCGAGTCGGCTGGAGGTCGTGGGCGGGACCCACGTGCCGGCCAGCCCGAGCTTCCACTACCTGGCAAACCATTGGGCGTCGGTGGTGGGGCGGCTCGGGCTGCTCCCCCGCCTGTCCCTGACCCGGGCCGGATTCTATCCGCCGGGGGGAGGCGAGGTGCGGGCGGAAGTGGGGGCCTGGCGTCCGGCCTCTCTCTTTCTCGAAGAGCGGGGAGGACTCGTGTCCGTGCAGGGGACGTCGGGGGCGGGACGGCTCAAGGGAGACGTGGCGCGCCGACAGCGCGACGCGGCGCAGGCCTGGCTCTGGGAGCGGCGGCGGCTGGAGACTACGTGGGAGGTTCTCGACCTCGAAGCGGCGTCTCCGGGGTCGTTCCTGCTTCTGGAAGCTGTCTTCGAGAACGGCCGCGCTGGGTTTGGTCTCTTGGGGGAGCGGGGACTGGGGGCGGAGCTGCTGGGAGAGCGGGGGGCCCGTCGCCTCCTCAAGTTCCTGGATGGGGAGGGAGCGGTGGACGCGCAGCTCGCGGACCAGCTGGCTGTGCCGCTGGCCCTGGCCAGGGGTGGGGGACGCGTGTCCACAGGCGAGGTGACCAGTCACCTCGAGACCGTCGTGTCCGTGCTCTGTCGCTTCGGGATTCCCGCCCGCACCTGGGGACGGCGCGGGGGCCCGGGGGGCCTGGAGGTCGAGCGTTGTTGA